One region of Oryza glaberrima chromosome 7, OglaRS2, whole genome shotgun sequence genomic DNA includes:
- the LOC127778526 gene encoding AAA-ATPase ASD, mitochondrial-like encodes MPAARRMRRAAAAAGVVERFAGMGSALAGVMFVWSMLSPLLPRQLFEHFVGRFLRRHARRLAGLVDPYLTVTISEHCGERMKLGDVYEQAKAYLSHRCARRARSLRAERAARDGGGDRFLLTMGDGEEVYDVFQGATVWWNSVSSGGGRRYESPWFGGGGVVYDDDRRAYRLLFHRRHRDLVVDSYLPHVCREGRAIMLRNRRRKLFTNAGGDRYRKSAWSYVAFEHPSTFDTLAMDPAKKKDIMDDLDAFRDGKDYYARIGKAWKRGYLLHGPPGTGKSTMIAAMANYLDYDIYDVELTSVATNTDLRRLFIETKGKSIIVIEDIDCSVDLTGKRKKRSPHAAAAAAEPVDAAKDESASKVTLSGLLNVIDGLWSACGGERIVVFTTNHVGKLDPALIRRGRMDKHIEMSYCCFETFKILAKNYLAIDAHHLFDDVRSLLQDARIKITPADVAEHLMRKCATAAADEAAACLASLVKALEKKAKGKETVEEEETVVDE; translated from the coding sequence atgccggcggcgaggaggatgaggcgcgcggcggcggcggcgggggtggtggAGAGGTTCGCCGGGATGGGGtcggcgctcgccggcgtgaTGTTCGTGTGGAGCATGCTGAGCCCGCTCCTGCCGCGGCAGCTGTTCGAGCACTTCGTCGGCCGCTTCCTCcggcggcacgcgcggcggctcgccgggcTCGTGGACCCCTACCTCACCGTCACCATCAGCGAGCACTGCGGCGAGAGGATGAAGCTCGGGGACGTCTACGAGCAGGCCAAGGCGTACCTCAGCCACCGGTGCGCGCGCCGGGCGCGGTCGCTGCGCGCGGAGCGCGCcgcccgcgacggcggcggcgacaggttCCTGCTCACcatgggcgacggcgaggaggtctACGACGTGTTCCAGGGCGCCACCGTGTGGTGGAACTCcgtctcctccggcggcgggcggcgctaCGAGTCTCCctggttcggcggcggcggcgtcgtctacgacgacgaccgccgcgcGTACCGGCTCCTGTTCCACCGGCGCCACCGCGACCTCGTCGTCGACTCCTACCTCCCGCACGTCTGCCGCGAGGGCCGTGCCATCATGctccgcaaccgccgccgcaagCTGTTCAccaacgccggcggcgaccggtaCAGGAAGTCGGCGTGGAGCTACGTGGCGTTCGAGCACCCGTCGACGTTCGACACGCTCGCCATGGACCCGGCCAAGAAGAAGGACATCATGGACGACCTCGACGCGTTCCGGGACGGGAAGGACTACTACGCCCGCATCGGCAAGGCGTGGAAGCGCGGCTACCTCCTGCACGGCCCGCCCGGCACCGGCAAGTCCACCAtgatcgccgccatggccaactACCTCGACTACGACATCTACGACGTCGAGCTCACGTCCGTCGCCACCAACACCGACCTCCGGCGCCTCTTCATCGAGACCAAGGGCAAgtccatcatcgtcatcgaggACATCGACTGCTCCGTCGACCTCACCGGCAAGCGCAAGAAGAGGtctcctcacgccgccgccgccgccgccgagcccgtcgacgccgccaaggACGAGAGCGCGAGCAAGGTGACGCTCTCCGGCCTCCTCAACGTCATCGACGGGCTCTGgtcggcgtgcggcggcgagcgcatCGTCGTGTTCACCACCAACCATGTCGGCAAGCTGGACCCGGCGCTGATCCGGCGAGGCCGCATGGACAAGCACATCGAGATGTCATACTGCTGCTTCGAGACGTTCAAGATCCTGGCCAAGAACTACCTCGCCATCGACGcccaccacctgttcgacgaCGTGCGTTCGCTCCTCCAGGACGCCAGGATCAAGATCACcccggccgacgtcgccgagcACCTGATGCGCAAGtgcgccacagccgccgccgacgaggctgcCGCCTGCCTCGCCAGCTTGGTGAAGGCGCTGGAGAAGAAGGCCAAGGGGAAGGAGacagtggaggaggaggagacagtGGTGGATGAGTAG
- the LOC127779918 gene encoding protein EARLY FLOWERING 5 translates to MKTTKGGKVMNPTDAFRKEQRKKELKRNKKERKKVREVGILKKDPEAILEQIEKLEKMKADGALDKARKHKKRQLEDTYNLIVKKRKEYEEKMKEKGEQPIMFSHLGPPKRRPAAEEDDRAKNPKPEDSVYYHPTLNPSGAPPPGKPPMYKSSIGPRIPLPSSSAGASSSMPGTEEAGPSTLPPPPPPPPLPASSEPVDPSAASLPPLPPPPPPPPKPANIAGAPGLPLPPPPPPPPGPPPREIVPGQTLLPPPPPPRPLQPSPLAGTNEFANKQTIGEGASLTDSAQAKGALPPPPPGLIRNSSEMQNANEVPGLKEDDKVTRILPPPPPQPSHLPPLPPRPPTMPSMQPDMLAPGVPRFPPPPPPPDTRPPFMAPGVNARPLPPPPPGLPPAQMQMAPFGVPPGPPPMLPPPFYPGPPIQTGDFAAFGPRPNVPQQPSYVKSAAPTVVKRPLAQHTPELTAMVPASVRVKRESALPKPKPKVQQSATTSSSALKPSVAPIRSEPRPSSSVSKPQSIDDSYMAFLEDMKELGALDE, encoded by the exons ATGAAGACGACCAAGGGAGGGAAGGTCATGAACCCCACCGACGCCTTCCGCAAGGAGCAGCGGAAGAAGGAGCTCAAGCGG aataaaaaagaaaggaagaaagtACGAGAGGTTGGGATTTTGAAAAAGGATCCAGAGGCTATACTGGAGCAGATTGAGAAACTGGAAAAGATGA AGGCTGATGGTGCTCTCGATAAGGCTAGGAAACATAAGAAAAGGCAGCTTGAGGATACGTATAATCTTATTGTCAAGAAAAGAAAG GAATATGAagagaaaatgaaagaaaagggTGAGCAACCAATTATGTTCAG CCATCTTGGACCACCAAAGAGGCGGCCGGCAGCAGAGGAGGATGATAGAGCTAAAAATCCTAAGCCGGAG GATTCTGTTTACTATCACCCAACCCTGAATCCATCTGGAGCACCACCACCTGGCAAACCTCCAATGTACAAATCTTCCATAG GGCCAAGGATCCCACTGCCTTCATCAAGCGCTGGTGCTTCATCTTCTATGCCAGGAACTGAAGAAGCAGGTCCTTCAACCCTGCCACCCCCTCCACCGCCCCCACCATTGCCTGCCTCTTCAGAACCTGTCGACCCATCTGCTGCATCTTTACCCCctctcccacccccacccccgcctcCACCTAAGCCTGCTAACATAGCAGGAGCACCCGGCTTACCTCTgccacccccacctccacctcctcctggcCCACCTCCCAGAGAAATTGTGCCGGGTCAAACATTattgccgccacctccgcctccacggcCTTTGCAGCCATCACCCCTAGCTGGTACAAACGAATTTGCTAATAAGCAAACCATTGGAGAGGGTGCAAGCTTGACAGATTCTGCGCAG GCAAAAGGTGCActacctccaccacctcctggTTTGATACGAAACTCAAGTGAAATGCAGAATGCCAATGAGGTTCCTGGTTTGAAAGAAGATGATAAAGTCACAAGGATCttaccgccgcctccaccacagCCATCACATCTGCCACCTTTACCTCCAAGACCACCAACAATGCCTTCAATGCAACCGGATATGCTAGCTCCAGGAGTTCCCAGatttcctccacctccaccaccaccagataCAAGGCCACCATTTATGGCTCCTGGAGTTAATGCCAGGCCCCTTCCACCACCCCCTCCGGGATTACCTCCAGCACAGATGCAAATGGCACCCTTTGGTGTACCTCCTGGTCCACCACCAATGCTTCCGCCTCCATTTTATCCAGGACCCCCAATTCAAACAGGTGATTTTGCTGCCTTTGGTCCAAGGCCAAATGTACCTCAGCAGCCATCATATGTCAAGTCAGCTGCCCCAACAGTTGTAAAGAGACCATTAGCACAACATACTCCTGAGCTCACAGCTATG GTTCCTGCATCAGTTCGAGTTAAGAGAGAATCGGCTCTCcccaaaccaaaaccaaagGTGCAACAGTCAGCAACAACATCATCTTCTGCCCTGAAACCGTCAGTGGCTCCAATTAGATCTGAGCCCCGGCCTTCGTCCTCAGTATCCAAGCCACAAAGCATTGATGATTCCTACATGGCATTCTTGGAAGATATGAAGGAATTGGGTGCTCTTGATGAGTAG
- the LOC127778928 gene encoding HIPL1 protein-like gives MAPSASSTGAVLLFAIAAVLLLAVRDGHCAQLCMDSTFPRTVNGSLTFCGYNGTACCNSTDDAAVQRQFAAMNISGTPCGELVKSILCARCNPYAGELFTVTTSPRTVPRLCNSTGVASRLSGGKAAAAAVTDYCTTVWDTCKAVRIPGSPFQPPRGGAAAPTLTDVWQSSGDFCTALGGAPGGGGAPCFDGESAAFDASRVAPPASGMCLERLGNGSYLNMAPHPDGSNRVFLNNQAGKVFVATVPAQGSGKPLQVDAAMPFLDITDEVHFDNEFGLLGLAFHPEFAKNGRFFVSYSCDKTQSASCSGRCACNSDVGCDPSKLTADNGAQPCQFQTVIAEYTANASSGSPATATAANPAEVRRIMTMGLPFTTHHGGQILFSKADGYLYLMMGDGGSVGDPWNFAQNKKSLLGKIIRIDVNALPTGNSTAGWGNYGIPKDNPFSTDSKFAPEVFALGFKNPWRCSFDSGKPSDLYCADVGQSSYEEVDLVIKGGNYGWRVLEGTTAYLPLASPGGNTSAADIDAIPPVMGYAHSAVNNNVGSASITGGYVYRSGTDPCLAGRYLYADLYAQSAWAGLESPPGSGAYDVTPLPFACSGRSPIPCDAAAARSTLPSLGYIFSFGEDNAGDVYLLTSKGVYRVVDPAECGYACPIKSSAPGTSPPPGSSPSGGAAAAVVPAAAATMAALLLMGALLAL, from the exons AtggcgccgtcggcgtcgtccaCCGGGGCGGTACTACtcttcgccatcgccgccgtgctTCTCCTCGCCGTCCGGGATGGCCATTGCGCGCAATTGTGCATGGATTCAA CGTTCCCGAGGACGGTGAACGGATCGCTCACCTTCTGCGGCTACAATGGCACGGCCTGCTGCAACTCGAcggacgacgccgccgtgcAGAGGCAGTTCGCCGCCATGAACATCTCCGGCACGCCGTGCGGCGAACTCGTCAAGTCCATCCTCTGCGCG AGATGCAACCCGTACGCCGGCGAGCTGTTCACCGTCACGACGAGCCCCCGGACGGTGCCGCGGCTGTGCAACTCCACCGGCGTCGCGAGCCGGCTcagcggcggcaaggcggcggcggcggcggtgacggacTACTGCACGACGGTGTGGGACACCTGCAAGGCCGTGCGCATCCCGGGCTCGCCGTTCCAGccgccccgcggcggcgcggcggcgccgacgctgACCGACGTGTGGCAGTCGTCGGGCGACTTCTGCACCGCGCTGGGCGgcgcgccgggcggcggcggcgcgccgtgcTTCGACGGCGAGTCCGCGGCGTTCGACGCgagccgcgtcgcgccgccggcgagcggcatGTGCCTGGAGCGCCTCGGCAACGGGTCGTACCTGAACATGGCGCCGCACCCGGACGGCTCGAACCGCGTGTTCCTCAACAACCAGGCCGGCAAGGTGTTCGTCGCCACCGTGCCGGCGCAGGGCTCCGGCAAGCCGCTGCAGGTGGACGCGGCGATGCCGTTCCTGGACATCACCGACGAGGTCCACTTCGACAACGAGTTCGGCCTCCTCGGCCTCGCGTTCCACCCGGAGTTCGCCAAGAACGGCCGCTTCTTCGTCTCCTACAGCTGCGACAAGACGCAGTCCGCCTCCTGCTCCGGCCGCTGCGCCTGCAACTCCGACGTCGGCTGCGACCCTTCCAAGCTCACCGCCGACAATGGCGCCCAGCCGTGCCAGTTCCAGACCGTCATCGCCGAGTACACCGCCAACGCCTCctccggctcgccggcgacg gcgacggcggcgaacccGGCGGAGGTGAGGAGGATCATGACGATGGGGCTGCCGTTCACGACGCACCACGGCGGGCAGATCCTCTTCAGCAAGGCCGACGGCTACCTCTACTTGAtgatgggcgacggcggcagcgtcggcgaCCCGTGGAACTTCGCGCAGAACAAGAAGTCGCTGCTCGGCAAGATCATCCGCATCGACGTCAACGCATTGCCAA CTGGCAATAGCACTGCAGGCTGGGGAAACTATGGCATCCCCAAGGACAACCCCTTCTCCACTGACTCCAAGTTTGCGCCGGAGGTTTTCGCCCTCGGCTTCAAGAACCCGTGGCGGTGCAGCTTCGACTCCGGCAAGCCCTCTGACCTCTACTGTGCCGACGTCGGACAG TCGTCGTACGAGGAGGTTGACCTGGTGATAAAGGGCGGGAACTACGGGTGGCGGGTGCTGGAGGGCACGACGGCGTACCTGCCGCTGGCGAGCCCCGGCGGCaacacctccgccgccgacatcgACGCCATCCCGCCGGTGATGGGCTACGCCCACAGCGCCGTCAACAACAACGTCGGCTCCGCCTCCATCACCGGCGGCTACGTCTACCGCTCCGGCACCGACCCCTGCCTCGCCGGCCGCTACCTCTACGCCGACCTCTACGCCCAGTCCGCCTGGGCGGGCCTCGAGTCGCCGCCGGGCAGCGGCGCGTACGACGTCACGCCGCTGCCGTTCGCCTGCTCCGGGAGGTCGCCGATCCcctgcgacgccgccgcggcgaggagcacGCTGCCGTCGCTGGGCTACATCTTCTCCTTCGGCGAGGACAACGCCGGCGACGTCTACCTGCTCACCAGCAAGGGCGTCTACCGGGTGGTCGACCCGGCGGAGTGCGGCTACGCGTGCCCGATCAAGAGCTCCGCGCCggggacctcgccgccgccgggctcgtcgccgagcggcggcgccgccgccgccgtcgtcccggccgccgcggcgacgatggcggcgctgctgctgatGGGAGCGTTGCTTGCTCTCTGA
- the LOC127780684 gene encoding ankyrin repeat-containing protein At5g02620-like, translated as MDPRLHKAAVQGNTASLAALLGEKQLGAKILNSTTPQGNTALHIAAGLGRVAFAEAAAAEHGDLLVARNDQGDTPLHLAARAGKMAVADMLITFITMAGACWPEEEPLMMMNKTRNTPLHEAVKQRRSAVALRLLAAEPNCGHTPNVDMQTPLHIAAREGLADVVDKILDQPWVPEKFVTADNVSGTALHQAVLGGHTRVVEILLMKTAPGLIDLTDAVGNTALHFAAQKNDKRMVRMLLDHRPDLAHRRNERQQSALHVAAYYGSTAAAAELLRHSPDAAEMLDREGRNAVHVAVSSGKVDALRCLLGRVRPAEVVNRGDNSGDTPLHLAAKMARIKSALMLLRDPRVDPCLLNRDGHSARSLVEERVAGGEMDAYVVYLWEKLKKYESRRCKNQQLPPVATYQSLRSRRPGSGSNDEYFELSVGTYTLVATLIATVTFAATFTMPGGYNQNTGLAIHADRAPFKIFVVSNTVAMCSAIVVVFCFIWAWRDPVKFKLDQLTWGHRLTVVACLAMIVSLMTSVYLTVLPTERWLAYLVIAIGACTPAVVILILRWEVFYVPL; from the exons ATGGATCCACGGCTGCACAAGGCGGCGGTGCAGGGGAACACGGCGAGCCTGGCGGCGCTGCTGGGGGAGAAGCAGCTGGGCGCCAAGATCCTCAACTCGACGACGCCGCAGGGGAACACGGCGCTGCACATCGCCGCCGGGCTCGGGCGCGTCGCGttcgccgaggccgccgccgccgagcacggcGACCTCCTCGTCGCCAGGAACGACCAGGGGGACACGCCGCTGCACCTCGCCGCCAGGGCCGGGAAGATGGCCGTCGCCGACATGCTCATCACCTTCATCACCATGGCTGGGGCTTGCTGGCCGGAG GAAGAGCCTCTGATGATGATGAACAAGACGCGCAACACGCCGCTGCACGAGGCGGTGAAGCAGCGGCGGAGCGCGGTGGCGCTGCGGCTGCTGGCGGCGGAGCCCAACTGCGGGCACACACCCAACGTGGACATGCAGACGCCGCTGCACATCGCCGCCCGCGAGGGCCTCGCCGACGTGGTCGACAAGATCCTCGACCAGCCATGGGTCCCCGAGAAGTTCGTCACCGCCGACAACGTCAGCGGCACCGCCCTCCACCAGGCCGTCCTCGGCGGCCACACCC GGGTGGTGGAGATATTGCTGATGAAGACGGCGCCGGGGCTGATCGACCTGACGGACGCCGTCGGCAACACGGCGCTGCACTTCGCGGCGCAGAAGAACGACAAGCGCATGGTGCGGATGCTGCTCGACCACAGGCCCGACCTCGCCCACCGCCGCAACGAGCGGCAGCAGTCGGCGCTCCACGTCGCCGCCTACTacggctcgacggcggcggcggcggagctgctCCGGCACAGCCCCGACGCGGCGGAGATGCTGGACCGGGAGGGCCGGAACGCCGTGCACGTCGCGGTGTCGAGCGGCAAGGTGGACGCGCTCCGGTGCCTCCTCGGCCGCGTCCGCCCCGCCGAGGTGGTGAACCGCGGCGACAACTCCGGCGACACgccgctccacctcgccgcgaAGATGGCCCGCATCAAGTCGGCGCTGATGCTGCTCAGGGACCCCCGCGTCGACCCCTGCCTCCTCAACCGCGACGGCCACTCGGCGCGCAGCCTCGTGGAggagcgcgtcgccggcggcgagatggacgCCTACGTCGTCTACCTCTGGGAGAAGCTCAAGAAGTACGAGTCGCGGCGGTGCAAGAACCAGCAGCTGCCGCCGGTGGCGACGTACCAGTCGCTGCGCAGCCGGCGGCCGGGCTCCGGCAGCAACGACGAGTACTTCGAGCTCAGCGTCGGCACCTACACCCTCGTGGCCACCCTCATCGCCACCGTCACCTTCGCCGCCACATTCACCATGCCCGGCGGCTACAACCAGAACACGGGGCTCGCCATCCACGCCGACAGGGCGCCGTTCAAGATCTTCGTGGTGTCCAACACCGTCGCCATGTGcagcgccatcgtcgtcgtcttctgcTTCATCTGGGCGTGGAGGGACCCCGTCAAGTTCAAGCTCGACCAGCTCACCTGGGGGCACCgcctcaccgtcgtcgcctGCCTCGCCATGATCGTCTCCCTCATGACCTCCGTCTACCTCACCGTCCTCCCCACGGAGCGGTGGCTGGCGTACCTGGTCATCGCCATCGGAGCCTGCACTCCGGCCGTCGTCATACTCATACTGCGCTGGGAGGTGTTCTACGTGCCATTGTGA
- the LOC127779312 gene encoding uncharacterized protein LOC127779312: protein MDYRTGSSSASASASSHPSGSPAPNSATDLSRGTSGPARASNLLNACRVIPPNDNENKPLWRYVELMEKTGKGQGGNVRFRCRLCGNIMHGSYSRVKAHLLKVGSNGVAPCPKVTIDVLSQLHDEMARAVAVAERNLPKDIPLPAEGASRGKRRAVSAIESSFNSDTRSNLDALIARMFYTAGIPFNVARNPYFRKAFMFACNNALGGYSPPSYNKLRTTLLVQEKTHVEWLLNPLKSTWPVKGVSIVSDEWSDAQRRPLLNFLAVTEDGPMFLRAINTEGEIKRKEYIAEKMIAVIEDVGPKNVVQVITDNAANCRAAGLIVEQRYSHIFWTPCVVHTLNLALKNICAAKSSSGDAYEEFQWITEVAADASFIKNFIMNHSMRLSMFNEFSKLKFLAIADTRFASTIVMSKRFRAIKESLILMVVSEKWNSYREDNQVQAQQVKEKVLNDVWWDKVQYILDFTDPIYSMIHAADTDKPCLHLVYEMWDSMIDKVKKIVYRHEGKELDEHSSFFFHVQEILYSRWAKSNTPLHCLAHSLNPK, encoded by the exons ATGGATTATCGAACTGGAAGCTCAAGTGCTAGTGCTAGTGCATCTAGCCATCCTAGTGGTAGTCCGGCTCCTAATTCTGCTACTGATTTATCAAGAGGAACTAGTGGTCCAGCAAGGGCAAGCAACCTCTTGAATGCTTGCCGTGTGATTCCTCCCAATGACAATGAAAACAAGCCATTGTGGAGGTATGTTGAGTTAATGGAGAAAACAGGTAAAGGCCAGGGAGGGAATGTAAGGTTTAGATGCAGGCTTTGTGGTAATATTATGCATGGGAGCTACTCAAGAGTTAAAGCACATCTCTTGAAGGTGGGATCTAATGGTGTAGCTCCCTGTCCAAAGGTAACAATCGATGTTCTTAGTCAACTTCACGATGAAATGGCTAGAGCTGTAGCAGTTGCTGAAAGGAACTTGCCTAAGGACATCCCACTGCCAGCAGAGGGCGCGAGTAGGGGGAAGAGAAGGGCTGTTTCAGCTATTGAGTCTAGCTTCAATTCAGATACTCGTTCCAACCTTGATGCTTTGATTGCGAGAATGTTCTACACAGCAG GCATTCCTTTCAATGTTGCAAGAAACCCATATTTCAGGAAGGCTTTTATGTTTGCTTGCAACAATGCGCTTGGGGGCTATTCCCCTCCAAGTTACAACAAGCTACGAACTACTCTTCTTGTTCAAGAGAAGACACATGTTGAGTGGTTGTTAAATCCCCTTAAGTCGACATGGCCTGTAAAAGGTGTGAGCATTGTGTCCGATGAGTGGTCTGATGCTCAAAGGCGTCCACTCTTGAATTTTCTAGCAGTGACAGAAGATGGGCCAATGTTTTTAAGAGCAATCAACACTGAAGGAGAAATTAAGAGGAAGGAATATATTGCTGAGAAGATGATTGCAGTCATTGAGGATGTTGGACCAAAGAATGTGGTACAGGTTATCACTGACAATGCAGCTAATTGCAGGGCTGCTGGGTTGATAGTTGAACAGAGGTACAGCCACATTTTTTGGACGCCGTGTGTTGTCCATACCTTGAACCTGGCCTTGAAGAACATATGTGCAGCCAAGAGTTCAAGTGGGGATGCTTATGAAGAATTTCAGTGGATCACTGAGGTAGCAGCAGATGCTTCTTTCATAAAAAACTTCATCATGAACCACTCAATGAGGCTCTCCATGTTCAATGAGTTCAGTAAGCTAAAATTTCTTGCCATTGCTGATACAAGATTTGCTTCTACCATTGTAATGTCAAAGAGGTTCCGTGCTATCAAAGAATCTCTAATCTTGATGGTAGTGAGTGAAAAATGGAATTCTTATAGGGAAGACAATCAAGTTCAAGCACAGCAAGTCAAAGAGAAGGTTCTAAATGATGTGTGGTGGGATAAGGTGCAGTATATCCTAGATTTCACTGATCCTATCTATTCCATGATTCATGCAGCTGACACCGACAAACCTTGCCTCCATTTGGTTTATGAGATGTGGGATTCAATGATAGATAaggtgaaaaaaatagtttatcgTCATGAAGGGAAAGAACTAGATGAgcattcctcctttttctttcatgtGCAAGAGATCTTGTACTCTCGATGGGCAAAAAGTAATACCCCCTTGCATTGCTTGGCACACTCACTGAACCCCAAGTAA